CCGTGGATGCGCGAGCACGCGCTGATGATCCAGCGCGCGTTCACCGACGTCGGCGTCCCGGTCGCGCTCGACGACGTCCCGACGAACGTGATGTACGACGAGTACTGGGCCGCGGACACGGGCCACACGGTATCGGTGTCGATGAACACCCACGGCCCGGACCCCCAGCGCGGTCTCGACCCCAACCCGTTCCTGATGCGGATGCACCCGAAGACGGGCGGCAACTACTACAACTACAACAACCCCGAGATCACGGAACTGCTCGACCAGCAGGCGACCGAGATCCAGGATCGAGAGCGCCGCGTCGAACTGTGCCACGAGATCCAGCGGAAGGCGAGCGAGGACGCGTACATCCAGTCGATCGCGTTCACCGACGTCATCATGGCGGGCAACACCGCCAACTGGGAGGGGTACGTCCCCATGCCCGGCAACGGGACGAACCGCGACTCGTTCATCTGGACGCAGGTGAACCTCCAGCCGCAGGGCGATTCGAGCACGTGGGTCAAGGGCGTCCTCGCGTCGATGGGCGGGCTCAACATCGCCTGGGCCGGCGGCGGCCCCGAGGCGAAGCGGCTCACCAACCTCTACGACGGGCTCTTCGACGCCTCGCCGAACCTCGAGATCGTCCCGGCGCTCGCGACCAACGCCGAGGTCGTCGACGACACGACCGTCGATGTCGACCTCCGCGAGGGGGTCCAGTGGCACGACGGGGAGTCGTTCGGCCCGCAGGACGTGAAGTTCAGCGTCGAGCTGTTCAAGGAGTACAACTCCCCCGAGATGGGACCGTTCTACAGCCCGATCGACAGCGTCGAGGTCGTCTCGGAGAGCGGCGGCGGCGCGGTCCGGTTCAACCTCTCTCAGCCCGACGCGGCGTTCCTGACCCAGCGCATGGTCCGCAGCGTCATCCTCCCGCAACACAAGTGGGAGGACGTCGACAACCCCGCACAGCACAGTCCCTCGAACCCGGTCGGGACGGGGCCGTTCCAGTTCTCCAGCTGGGAGCAGGGGACCCGCTTCGCCGTCGAGAAGAACCCCGGCCACTGGATGTGGGACGAGGCGGTCCGCGAGGAGATCCTCGGCGACTACTTCACCCCTGGGGACGGCATCGACGGCATCGTCTGGGCCAACGTCGGCAACGTCGACGCGCTCATCGGTGCCATGCAGAGCGGCGACATCGACGCCATCGGGACGACGCTGTCGAACTCCCAGGCGGAACGCGCCGCTCAGACCAGCGGCGTCGAGAAGCAGGTGTCGCAGAACTACGCGCCGCTCGACGTCCACATCAACCACATCAACCCCCTCATCCGTGACAAGGAGTTCCGCAAGGCGCTCAGCCACTCGGTCGACAAGACGGGGTTCGTCGAGGGCGTCCTCGGCGGCCGCGGGACGGTCATCGAGGGACAGAACCTCATCTCGCCGATGATGAGTCCGTTCTACACCGGCGACATCCCGACGTACGAGTACGACCCCGAAATGGCCGTGCAACGGCTCGAACAGGCGGGGTACACCTTCGACGGCGACACGCTCGTGGCCC
This Salinigranum marinum DNA region includes the following protein-coding sequences:
- a CDS encoding ABC transporter substrate-binding protein, whose amino-acid sequence is MLVSTAVLGTAGLAGCGGQSGGGGGGDGGDGGGGSGGGGGTSSGGGQGRSVETMFRGEWPIETKNNDNIPFEYTVTEGAAVPEITVNFASDEEPWMREHALMIQRAFTDVGVPVALDDVPTNVMYDEYWAADTGHTVSVSMNTHGPDPQRGLDPNPFLMRMHPKTGGNYYNYNNPEITELLDQQATEIQDRERRVELCHEIQRKASEDAYIQSIAFTDVIMAGNTANWEGYVPMPGNGTNRDSFIWTQVNLQPQGDSSTWVKGVLASMGGLNIAWAGGGPEAKRLTNLYDGLFDASPNLEIVPALATNAEVVDDTTVDVDLREGVQWHDGESFGPQDVKFSVELFKEYNSPEMGPFYSPIDSVEVVSESGGGAVRFNLSQPDAAFLTQRMVRSVILPQHKWEDVDNPAQHSPSNPVGTGPFQFSSWEQGTRFAVEKNPGHWMWDEAVREEILGDYFTPGDGIDGIVWANVGNVDALIGAMQSGDIDAIGTTLSNSQAERAAQTSGVEKQVSQNYAPLDVHINHINPLIRDKEFRKALSHSVDKTGFVEGVLGGRGTVIEGQNLISPMMSPFYTGDIPTYEYDPEMAVQRLEQAGYTFDGDTLVAPSGDAWDAFAARVEDGHADRSDLDQPDFS